The genomic stretch GTCATGATTCTTGTTCTGGAGAGTGGTCAATAGCTGGCACAGTTCTAAAATCAGATTTTTAACCAAGCCCTCAacttaaccataaccttaacaaCACTGATAACCCTAATACAATATAGcccattttgactttgcagctgtcCTATCTAAGGCAAAATGTCTctgttctgcctccaggacaagactcatgacaataaacaACAACCTGCCTGATGGCCTAGTAACCCTACCGTCCCAGCCTATCTTTCCGTCCCCGTCCTTGTCCCCAGCTAGGAGAAAGGCTCTGGTCTCAGCCGCTGTCAGGGGACGAGCCCCCTTGGAGAAGTTCTGGAGGAAAAGcctaacacacatgcacacacacacacacatgtgcacgcacacacacgcacacacacacacacacacacacacacacacacacacacacacacacacacacacacacacacacacacacacacacacacacacacacacacacacacacacacacacacacacacacacacacacacacacacacacacacacacacacacacacacaaacaaaacacaaaacacaaaaagtAGCATTACATACGGTACACTGTACAGTAGAAGTTTTGTGTGTTTGGTTGTATCCATCTAACTCAAAAGGATCTTAAGTCCTTGTATTAGGCAACCTTTTTTGagaaacaaaataaaataaaaatatttgtatCTGCCTAGTATCTGCTGCTATTTTGATCATGGGATTAAGTTCCCTAGAAGACGTGTGTGTTATATTGAGACTCAACTGTAGCTCGTCCTGTTCGATGTAGCCACTCTTGTCCTGGTCCAGGATCATGAAGATCTTCTCAATCTCAGGGGGAGACTTCTTGGACAAGCCCACCATCGCAAAAAACTTCTTGGGGCTGAAGGAGTCGTTTGCTAAAAGCAGAATGGACAGTGCATAACGACAAAGGACCAAAAAACCCGTTGATGATTGAAATGAATAGCTCATAACTTGCATTTCCAGTTTCTTTACGTAAACACATTTGTGAAGCCACAATCATATAGAGCAAAAAAAGACGCATTTATGTGTCCCTATGGGCAATCCAACACACCTACTGTAACATTCCCCATACCAGTAAGTTACAGTAGAGGTCAAAAGTGCAAACATACATTCATACCTCTGCAAGCATTGATCGCTGAAGTAATATCTGACGCAGCAAGGAAGTCTGTGAGAGCCATACTGAAACTGTAGCGAGATCGCGATGAAACGTAGCAGCTTGTGGTTCTATCCTAACTGATGGTGAGGTAGAAAGCTACTGGTAAGAGCGATCTTATGATGCCATGGTGTCAGAAACCACCAGCGTTTCCCTGCCAAACACAGCTGTCTTTTGGGCCCACTTGACGTTCAACGGGCGTGGATGTCACGGCGTCACTATGACAAAGCTTTTGTTTTCGCACTTAATTAAGAGACAAACTGAAAGTGGCCCTTCTGGTGAACAGAAAGCCATTCTTACTAGCTTTCCCCCATATAGTGGAAAAAGTGCAGATATAACCCTTTAAGCCTGAATATGAGATGTGTTTGAAACAGCCAGTGACAGTGATACATGATCAGAAGTGTTGATCTGTCTTTGTATTTATGATATTTAGTCATTTTCCTTTCGGACATGCTGGGAAAAGGCTTCAGGAACAGATAAGAGGACAAGAAAACAGAAGACATGCTATAGTTGTTTGGCCAGATATCGCCTGGCTTgcctgctcttctctctccctctcctcctgtcttcctccactCCCATtgctcatctccctcctctctgccctctcccttCTCTAAGTTTCTGgttgcttcctccctgtgttacagAGCTGTCTCTCTGGCACAGGATCCCCCAGGCTTAGCTATAAACATCCTGTTATTCGGAGGCTCAGTCACGTTTGGGCTTCCCCTGAGATGGGGGTAGGCTCACTATCGTCACGGGTAGTGGTAAATCACTTACCAGGGACTTTGTTTTATGAGAATATTAGGTTTTGATTCTGCAAATCTCCAGTGTCAGTACTGCTGTACATGTTATGTCTTTGCAGTGGGGCAGACACAGCTGTTGGTGCCTGATAGAGGTTGAGGAAGTGTTAACGACTGATGAATGCTGAAGAGCCACCTCCCTGCCAGGCTGTTTTACTGAACACCTGCTGGAGTATTCACACATTCCCAGGTGGCCATGCTCTACTGTAGCCTATTATGTACATTAATTGGATAATGGCCGTTGGCTTGGAAACAGTACAGTGTAATGTTTCCTGCTGGTTCGACAGCGACTAGCTTTGGAGAGAAACATAACGATAAAGAGCTTGAACTGACCGTGACACATTTACCCTTACATGAAACTTTGGGGAATGATGATTGACAGTATCCCCACTGTCCCTAATAATAAATCTACTTCATTGCTCACCTGTGGGGGTCATTGTTGATATCTGCCCCGGGCCCTCTCTGCAGCGATCTGTGTCACTGTGGTCCTGCTACTGAGCACGTGCAAGCCTATGGCTGGAGTTGTAGAGCTCCTCTGAGCACCAATGACGTGAGCCGGTTTCCTCAGGATAGACGACAGCAGGCCTCTCAGCCAGGGGAGTTGAAAAACGACAAaaacatcctctccctccatacctgcCCTCGGCCGTGGCCTTGTCCCCTTCCATGCCCCGATGCTTGTTTGCAGGAAGGCCAGGTTTCCTgtgtgatggaggagagggggatgggggggatgagggagaggggaagagggatggGTGGTAGGGCTTCTACACGTAGAGACTGTACAGATTGACTTTATGTTTTAGCTGTGTGTGGATGTTGGCGTTCTATGTAGTTTCCTGTGCAGGTGAAGCTTGTTGATATCCATGAAGACAATACACAGTAGTtgtggaggtgggggaggaaAGACAATGGAACTAAGAAGCAGAGCAGACTTCTTCTACATGGAGAACCATAGTGGTAAGTAGGAggaaaattatatatttttgggATTGGGATTTTGTGTTTGTCATTGTAGTCCTGTTTTGCGTTGTGCTGGTTGAGAGAGCTTACTGTATCCACTTTGCCAGATATGATGTCATGTTGAGACCTGACAAGACTGAATTGTTTGGGTTTGTAAAATGTCTTGTTGATCTATCAAAAGGGGATTATAAATTGGgtagttcgagccctgaatgctggtttgctgacagccgtggtatatcagaccgtataccacgggtacaACAAAACGTTTCTTTGAACTATTCTAAGTATGTTGGTAACAAgttcataatagcaataaggctcctcggggggtttgtgatatattgtCGATATACCATGTCTAagagctgtgtccaggcactctgcgttgcatCATGCCGAAGAACatcccttagctgtggtatattgtcgatataccacaccccctcgggccttattgatGAATTATATTATGGGGAAAAAATGTCTATACAATTATTTAGTGTAAAAACTTGTCTATGTATCCTCCTGGGGGATCTGCACTCCATCATTAGAGCTGAGTCTAACAGCTAACTATGGAAACACTAAAACACATCAGTGGAAAGTAAAGCACACGTACAGGTGTACTATCTTCATTTGAACAGTTTCTCAAAGCAGAAAAAGAATccagcagcaacaggaaatgttagTTATTATTGGAAAATGTTTTCTAGGGGTTGATACATTCTTTATTAGGGTAAATCAAATCAAGTGGAAATTAcgaacttcagaagccttttaaaaccttGAATACACAGTATTTTGCACTTCCTGCTCAGCGGGAAAATTTGCTGTGACAACAGATGAATCAAACAGAGTGATAGTAGAAAAACATTAGCCTCCTGAGGGATCTCTCCCAGATCCCTGGACCATGATTACCACATAGTTTATTTTTCATATTTtagccctttttctccccaagaCACTGCCAAGCACGACCccacgaccctgccaagctgcgctgcttcttgacacactgctcgcttaacccggaagccagccgcaccaatgtgtcggaggaaacaccgcccaactggcgaccgtgtcagcgcgCATGAGACCAGCTCGCCACATGAGTCGCtatagcgcgatgggacaaggacatccggCCAGCCAAAACCTCCCCttacccagacgatgctgggccaattgtacaccgCCTCAtggtctcccggtcacagccggctgtgacactgcctgggatcgaacctggaTCTGTAGGGCCTTAGAACACCCCACCACATTGTTGCCTGACTGGGATTGATTGGTGCTATTTTGGTGTGGTGAGAGCTGAGTCATTTTTGCATAGCTGACAGACATGGGGACGGTCTCTCAGCTGCCAAGCCAACCAGCCGGTGGCAGCGTTCTCTTCTCACTCCCAgagtaagaggagagagagagagcctgctgACCTGCTGGGTTTGGACTTTTTGCTTGCTTTCTTTATCTGTCTTTTTATCCGTTGGTCCCACTGCATCGAGCAAGCTAAATGAAGTGCATCTTAAGTATCTGAAAGACAACAAATCCTGTTTTGACTTGGGTTTGTGCACATTTCAGGGTGAGGTCTGCTCAGGTCTGATTCTGTATGCTGTTTATGGACAACGTTTCTACCACTGAGACGGTCTTTGGGGAGTCACAGGGAGTATATCTGGGGCTCTGCTGCTGAGCTATTCAGCTTACTGTACTCCTCTCACACTCAGACACAGAGATCTGCAGCCTGGGCTCGCTCGCTCAGCCCACTAACTGGCTGCTATGAGTATGGGCTTTAGATCTACCTGCCATTGTCATCGGGTAATTACTGTGGACTGCATGTAGAGGTTTTTAATGTTT from Oncorhynchus keta strain PuntledgeMale-10-30-2019 chromosome 24, Oket_V2, whole genome shotgun sequence encodes the following:
- the LOC118402941 gene encoding parvalbumin alpha-like isoform X2, with product MTPTANDSFSPKKFFAMVGLSKKSPPEIEKIFMILDQDKSGYIEQDELQLFLQNFSKGARPLTAAETRAFLLAGDKDGDGKIGWDEFSNLVMSS
- the LOC118402941 gene encoding parvalbumin, thymic-like isoform X1, yielding MALTDFLAASDITSAINACRANDSFSPKKFFAMVGLSKKSPPEIEKIFMILDQDKSGYIEQDELQLFLQNFSKGARPLTAAETRAFLLAGDKDGDGKIGWDEFSNLVMSS